Proteins from a genomic interval of Symmachiella macrocystis:
- the aroA gene encoding 3-phosphoshikimate 1-carboxyvinyltransferase: MSDPLPISHVTQPLSGTVRPPGSKSLTNRALIVAALADGDSELTGVLDSQDTQVMLESLTRLGFKVQHDQSLARVSLRGCGGTVPAGGAELWLENSGTSIRFLTALCAAGQGDFRLDGSTRMRERPIGDLIAALNQLGGQVTSVAGTDCPPVRVVADGLRGGTVDVPGSISSQFLSAVLMAAPTAANRVDIQVAGTLVSVPYVEMTLAVMRQFGVEVEYDSYTRFTIEPQCYAPTRYAIEPDASAASYFFAAAAVTGGEITVQGLTRDALQGDVRFVDALAEMGCTVIDGSDSISVRGGALRGIDIDMNAISDTAQTLAAIAPFAEGPTRIRNVAHMRHKETDRISALVIELRRLGVRVDEFDDGLMIHPGPLHPATIETYDDHRMAMSFAITGLKSPGIQIADPGCTAKTYPRFFEDLAQLTDAP; the protein is encoded by the coding sequence ATGTCTGACCCACTCCCCATTTCGCACGTCACACAACCACTCTCGGGGACTGTCCGTCCGCCCGGTTCCAAGAGTCTCACCAACCGTGCCTTGATTGTGGCCGCTTTGGCCGATGGAGACTCGGAATTGACGGGCGTTTTAGACAGCCAAGATACGCAGGTCATGCTCGAAAGCCTGACGCGGCTGGGTTTTAAAGTGCAGCATGATCAGTCGCTGGCCAGAGTCAGTCTGAGAGGCTGTGGCGGAACGGTCCCAGCCGGTGGTGCGGAGTTATGGCTGGAAAACAGCGGCACGAGCATTCGATTTCTAACGGCACTTTGTGCGGCGGGCCAAGGCGATTTTCGTCTCGATGGGTCGACGCGCATGCGTGAACGCCCGATTGGCGATCTGATTGCCGCTTTGAATCAACTGGGAGGCCAAGTCACTTCGGTTGCCGGCACGGACTGTCCTCCGGTACGCGTTGTTGCTGACGGTCTGCGGGGAGGCACGGTCGATGTCCCGGGTAGTATCTCGAGCCAATTTCTCAGTGCCGTGTTAATGGCAGCCCCCACGGCGGCAAATCGTGTGGATATTCAAGTCGCCGGCACATTGGTCTCCGTGCCCTACGTCGAAATGACGTTGGCCGTGATGCGACAATTTGGTGTCGAAGTCGAATATGATTCGTACACGCGATTTACAATCGAACCGCAATGCTACGCGCCGACACGTTACGCGATTGAACCGGATGCTTCGGCCGCCAGTTACTTCTTCGCCGCCGCGGCCGTCACGGGGGGAGAGATTACGGTGCAAGGTTTAACCCGAGACGCACTGCAGGGGGACGTGCGGTTTGTCGATGCGTTGGCGGAAATGGGCTGTACAGTGATCGATGGCAGCGACAGCATCTCCGTGCGTGGCGGAGCGTTGCGAGGGATCGACATCGACATGAACGCGATCAGCGACACAGCCCAGACATTGGCAGCCATCGCGCCGTTCGCCGAGGGGCCGACACGGATTCGCAATGTCGCCCATATGCGGCACAAAGAGACGGATCGAATTTCCGCCCTGGTCATCGAATTGCGGCGGCTGGGCGTGCGAGTCGACGAATTCGACGACGGGCTGATGATCCACCCTGGTCCGTTACACCCGGCAACGATTGAAACCTACGACGATCATCGCATGGCAATGAGTTTCGCGATCACGGGCCTCAAATCGCCCGGCATTCAAATTGCGGACCCGGGCTGCACTGCGAAAACGTATCCCCGCTTTTTCGAGGACCTCGCCCAGCTGACTGACGCCCCGTAG
- a CDS encoding ArnT family glycosyltransferase encodes MAAPDDNVATTQPAVAAQTAGTRPPLLQRLPIGGIVVSIVVLLLMGITVRDYGLTTDEPIYILNTHRFIDWTADLFRQGPSVAFEEERLREGIYFARSDSKNLPATTLIAALGYVTVGQFDSAPAAYRWGNVIVFAITCGVVFQWIRRELSYGAALIAVLALLGTPRLFANAHFLNIDTLVGCFWVLAAWALYYSRENWRWPIGFALFCGVGMMTKPTFWFALPWFCVWGLFYHRRGLWRAAVCLATVTPLTALLLIPLWWSNPVGGFFDYIALLRQEENGWQIDAFYLGDVYQMTGMPPVPWHSVIVLPLVTTPIWILVLAAGGLVHWLRRERTSDLLGLWVGSSVVLPLIVMLPSTPAHDGVRLYRASFFFLALISAYGFQTLSDRWLRRTDQSTDSTRSRWEWAAIAALAAVAVWPLWRMHPGQLSYYNLAVGGLHGAATPQEVSSLPGNLKRPQFEIDYWWAAMNKTAWAEMQLQLPQGAKLWVFPEHFGLEQLQEWGDLRQDITIVGPDQAQYLLLYGRLGRLLDPRSGNLGRLFLQGQPLWELRIDDVRVAALFRL; translated from the coding sequence ATGGCGGCCCCGGATGACAACGTAGCCACGACTCAACCCGCCGTCGCTGCCCAGACCGCAGGAACACGTCCGCCGTTGCTGCAGCGCCTCCCCATAGGCGGAATCGTGGTGTCGATTGTTGTGTTACTGCTGATGGGGATCACGGTGCGCGACTACGGTCTGACGACCGATGAACCGATCTACATTCTCAACACGCATCGTTTCATCGATTGGACGGCTGATTTGTTTCGGCAGGGACCGTCGGTTGCGTTTGAGGAGGAGCGATTGCGGGAAGGGATTTACTTTGCGCGGAGCGACAGCAAGAATCTTCCAGCCACAACGCTGATTGCCGCATTGGGCTACGTCACCGTTGGCCAGTTCGATTCCGCCCCGGCGGCTTATCGTTGGGGGAACGTGATTGTTTTTGCCATCACGTGTGGCGTGGTGTTTCAATGGATACGGCGGGAGTTGTCGTACGGCGCCGCCCTGATTGCCGTGCTCGCACTGCTCGGCACACCGCGACTGTTTGCCAATGCGCATTTTTTGAACATCGATACGCTCGTGGGCTGCTTCTGGGTCTTGGCCGCCTGGGCACTGTACTACAGCCGCGAGAATTGGCGGTGGCCGATTGGGTTTGCCCTGTTTTGCGGCGTGGGCATGATGACCAAACCGACGTTTTGGTTTGCGCTGCCGTGGTTTTGTGTGTGGGGTCTGTTCTATCACCGGCGAGGACTGTGGCGCGCGGCAGTCTGTTTGGCCACCGTGACACCGTTGACGGCGCTCTTGCTGATTCCCCTGTGGTGGTCCAATCCCGTTGGCGGGTTTTTTGATTACATCGCTCTGTTGCGGCAAGAGGAAAACGGTTGGCAGATCGATGCCTTTTACCTGGGCGACGTCTATCAAATGACCGGCATGCCGCCGGTTCCCTGGCACAGCGTGATCGTATTGCCGTTGGTCACCACGCCGATTTGGATCTTGGTTTTAGCTGCGGGCGGATTGGTGCATTGGCTGCGCCGCGAACGCACTTCGGACCTGTTGGGGCTGTGGGTCGGCAGCAGCGTGGTGCTGCCGTTGATCGTCATGCTTCCCTCGACCCCGGCTCATGACGGCGTGCGGCTGTATCGCGCATCATTTTTCTTTTTGGCGCTGATCTCCGCTTATGGATTCCAAACACTCAGTGACCGATGGCTACGGCGGACAGACCAATCCACAGACTCGACGCGTTCGCGCTGGGAGTGGGCGGCAATCGCCGCGCTGGCAGCCGTAGCCGTTTGGCCGCTGTGGCGGATGCATCCGGGGCAGCTTTCGTATTACAACCTGGCAGTCGGCGGACTGCACGGTGCGGCCACGCCGCAGGAGGTGAGCTCCTTGCCGGGGAATCTCAAACGCCCGCAATTTGAAATTGATTATTGGTGGGCAGCGATGAACAAAACGGCCTGGGCGGAGATGCAACTGCAACTGCCGCAAGGGGCCAAGCTGTGGGTCTTTCCGGAACACTTCGGACTCGAACAGCTGCAAGAGTGGGGCGACCTGCGGCAGGACATCACGATTGTCGGCCCCGATCAAGCCCAGTATCTGCTGCTTTATGGACGACTAGGACGCTTGCTGGACCCTCGCAGCGGAAACCTGGGGCGGTTGTTTTTACAGGGCCAGCCGCTTTGGGAATTACGGATCGACGACGTACGTGTCGCTGCGTTGTTCCGATTGTGA
- a CDS encoding sugar phosphate isomerase/epimerase family protein, which translates to MRAIVSCLTNSYGRFGARGAIENIQAAGLEYLELPIRTAGAKSIFGDEPLVTTETSTADLTAVQSLLSDHGVKLASCNITSGNPLQRDVVDITKHKLGIAAEFGVKLVVGGAGEAEGAEQLSQLYTHLREIGDCAATHGITYCFETHPGICVNHRYMLQTMEELQHPNLRINFDTGNMLYYNENIFVEVGLAKVSHYVKHLHLKDSQGNPGEWYFPALGSGGAVDFLQVLHIMRGCGFTGPYSLELEGIRGEPELSLAETQQRIIDSVDTLKSCGYFD; encoded by the coding sequence ATGCGGGCAATTGTTTCTTGTTTGACGAACAGTTACGGACGCTTCGGAGCGCGGGGCGCGATTGAAAACATCCAGGCTGCTGGGTTGGAATACCTCGAACTGCCGATCCGCACCGCCGGGGCAAAATCGATTTTCGGCGATGAGCCACTAGTAACAACCGAGACGAGCACGGCGGATTTAACAGCTGTCCAAAGTCTGCTCAGCGATCATGGTGTCAAACTGGCCAGCTGCAATATCACCAGCGGCAACCCACTGCAGCGTGATGTCGTCGATATCACAAAACACAAACTTGGCATCGCCGCCGAGTTCGGCGTGAAACTCGTTGTCGGGGGCGCGGGAGAAGCGGAGGGTGCTGAACAACTTTCGCAGCTTTACACGCATCTCCGTGAGATCGGCGATTGCGCGGCGACGCACGGCATCACTTATTGTTTCGAGACGCATCCGGGAATCTGTGTGAATCATCGCTATATGCTGCAAACCATGGAGGAGCTGCAGCACCCCAATCTGCGGATCAACTTCGATACCGGCAACATGTTGTACTACAACGAAAACATCTTCGTTGAAGTCGGATTGGCCAAGGTCTCCCACTACGTCAAACACCTGCACCTGAAGGACAGCCAGGGAAATCCAGGCGAATGGTATTTTCCGGCACTTGGGTCTGGAGGGGCGGTTGATTTCTTGCAGGTGCTGCACATCATGCGCGGCTGCGGATTCACAGGACCCTACAGTTTAGAACTGGAAGGCATTCGCGGCGAACCGGAGCTTTCTCTCGCTGAGACGCAGCAACGAATCATCGACAGCGTCGATACGCTCAAATCGTGCGGTTACTTTGATTGA
- a CDS encoding SDR family oxidoreductase yields the protein MNVLIIGCGYVGQRAAQAWLSEGHSVSALTRNAENAARLAAQGITPIIGDVTRPASLIDLPAADLVLYAVGFDRSAAHSQRDVYVNGLENVLSEIHARTGRWIYISSTSVYGQTGGEWVDESSPCEPIRDNGQVCLDAERVVESQLGGNSPAEFHILRLAGIYGPNRLLARVAALRDGEPLAGNPDGYLNLIHVDDIVRTILACAARGVAGQTYLVSDDRPITRRAYYETLAQLIGASPPQFGGGGSGRHGAESLNKRCKNRRLRDELAVELAYPTIETGLPAALGELQ from the coding sequence GTGAACGTTTTGATCATTGGCTGTGGGTATGTCGGCCAACGCGCCGCGCAAGCCTGGCTGAGCGAAGGTCACTCCGTGAGCGCGTTGACGCGAAATGCCGAAAACGCGGCACGGTTGGCTGCGCAAGGCATCACGCCGATCATCGGTGATGTCACGCGGCCGGCATCGTTAATCGACCTGCCGGCCGCGGACTTGGTGTTATACGCCGTTGGTTTCGACCGATCGGCTGCGCATTCGCAACGTGACGTCTATGTGAACGGTTTAGAGAATGTTCTCTCTGAGATTCACGCGCGCACGGGCCGTTGGATTTACATTTCGAGCACGAGTGTGTACGGCCAAACCGGGGGCGAGTGGGTCGATGAGTCGTCCCCGTGCGAGCCCATTCGTGACAACGGCCAAGTTTGCCTGGATGCCGAACGTGTTGTCGAATCGCAACTGGGCGGCAATTCGCCTGCGGAGTTCCATATTCTCCGCCTGGCGGGTATCTACGGGCCGAACCGTTTGTTGGCCCGCGTCGCTGCCCTCCGCGACGGTGAACCGTTGGCCGGCAATCCTGATGGGTATTTGAATCTGATCCACGTCGACGACATTGTCCGCACAATTTTGGCCTGTGCGGCGCGCGGTGTCGCTGGGCAGACGTACCTAGTCAGCGACGACCGTCCTATAACGCGTCGCGCATATTATGAAACCTTGGCCCAACTGATTGGAGCGTCGCCTCCCCAATTCGGCGGTGGTGGCTCGGGTCGGCACGGGGCGGAGAGTCTCAACAAACGCTGCAAGAACCGCCGGTTGCGTGATGAATTGGCGGTCGAACTGGCGTATCCGACGATCGAAACCGGCCTGCCCGCGGCTTTGGGCGAATTACAGTAA
- a CDS encoding Rieske (2Fe-2S) protein: MLETIPIGLASEVPLGASKIFESDGRRVAVFNLDGQFHAIDNTCPHRGASLAVGHLSGTIVSCPLHGWEFDVITGDCTSHAGNPVERFEVHVEAGELRIEIPPAVEPPPVKDDGVHRYLIRYGALGWVAWFGSIETVECRHKDRVVVNTSRGLELGEVLSSPLDGRRPLSVNAEKPTGEVLRRASDDDLAQVKLMSAEPPGLLDACEQLLAAHDPTVDVVDFEFLFDGETVVLYFLGEQLPELETIGEQLSKQFHFEVRFFPLVEPPPQAGGCGSGGCGSGGCGSGHE, from the coding sequence ATGTTGGAAACGATACCGATCGGTCTAGCGAGCGAGGTTCCGCTCGGAGCGAGCAAGATTTTTGAATCGGACGGTCGCCGCGTGGCGGTTTTCAATCTTGACGGCCAATTTCATGCCATCGACAACACCTGCCCCCATCGCGGTGCATCGCTGGCTGTGGGTCACCTGTCGGGGACAATTGTTTCCTGTCCGCTGCATGGCTGGGAATTTGATGTCATCACCGGCGATTGCACCTCGCATGCAGGCAACCCGGTCGAGCGGTTCGAGGTCCATGTTGAAGCGGGCGAGCTGCGAATCGAAATTCCTCCGGCCGTCGAACCCCCGCCGGTCAAGGACGATGGCGTGCATCGTTATCTCATCCGTTACGGCGCGCTGGGTTGGGTCGCTTGGTTCGGTTCGATTGAAACGGTGGAATGTCGCCACAAAGACCGGGTCGTAGTAAATACCTCACGCGGTTTGGAACTCGGAGAAGTTCTGTCGAGCCCGTTGGACGGACGCCGTCCTCTTTCCGTCAACGCCGAAAAACCAACCGGCGAAGTGCTACGCCGCGCGAGCGACGATGATCTGGCGCAAGTCAAACTGATGTCTGCTGAACCCCCCGGATTGTTGGATGCCTGCGAGCAATTGTTGGCCGCACACGACCCCACGGTGGATGTCGTCGACTTCGAGTTTCTGTTCGATGGCGAGACGGTTGTGCTGTATTTCTTGGGAGAGCAACTCCCCGAGTTGGAAACCATCGGCGAGCAACTCTCGAAGCAATTCCATTTCGAGGTCCGCTTTTTCCCGCTCGTCGAACCTCCGCCACAAGCGGGAGGTTGCGGCTCCGGAGGCTGCGGTTCGGGCGGTTGCGGCTCAGGCCACGAGTAG
- a CDS encoding citrate/2-methylcitrate synthase, which translates to MTTEAYHPGLEGVIAGETAISTIEGGLQYRGYSIADLAEHSTFLEVAYLLLHGKLPSEEELADFLAIYSESAEVDDSIIEFLRQIPLHVGAMDVLRTGISAISHFDPQLDDDSEGGNIAKAVRMLAQIPILIAARYRMSLGMDLIEPDPDLSFAANILYMITGKCPSEQRERAMDVSLILYAEHEFNASTFTARVVTSTQSDIYSAIVAAVGALKGPLHGGANERVMEVLEEVGSPDNAEDWIRDALAKKRRIMGFGHRVYKTGDPRAVILKRYCGELAEKTRNLELEKMADVIEGIVVEEKGLPPNLDWPSARLYHYLGLDVELYTPLFVASRVSGWAAHAIEQTANNRLIRPRSRYTGPTGQRFLPISGR; encoded by the coding sequence ATGACAACCGAAGCTTATCATCCCGGACTGGAAGGCGTGATTGCCGGCGAAACTGCGATCTCGACGATTGAAGGGGGATTGCAATACCGCGGTTATTCGATCGCCGACCTCGCCGAGCACTCCACGTTTCTCGAAGTCGCTTATCTCTTACTGCACGGCAAACTCCCCTCGGAAGAAGAGTTGGCGGACTTTCTGGCCATCTATTCCGAATCGGCGGAAGTCGACGACTCGATCATCGAGTTTTTGCGGCAGATTCCGCTGCACGTCGGGGCGATGGACGTGTTGCGAACCGGAATCAGCGCAATCTCGCATTTCGACCCGCAACTCGACGATGATTCCGAAGGGGGCAACATCGCCAAAGCGGTCCGCATGTTAGCGCAGATTCCCATTCTGATCGCGGCGCGGTATCGCATGAGTCTGGGAATGGACTTGATCGAACCCGATCCCGACCTCAGCTTCGCCGCCAACATCCTGTACATGATCACCGGCAAATGCCCGTCGGAACAGCGGGAGCGGGCCATGGATGTCTCGCTGATTTTATATGCCGAACATGAGTTCAACGCATCGACATTCACGGCGCGGGTCGTGACCTCGACGCAGTCCGATATTTATTCGGCCATCGTTGCGGCGGTCGGGGCGCTCAAAGGTCCGCTGCATGGCGGTGCCAATGAACGGGTGATGGAAGTCCTGGAGGAAGTTGGGTCTCCGGATAACGCTGAAGATTGGATCCGTGATGCGCTGGCGAAGAAACGTCGCATTATGGGATTCGGACACCGCGTCTATAAAACGGGTGACCCGCGGGCTGTGATTTTGAAACGTTACTGCGGGGAATTGGCTGAGAAAACGCGCAACCTGGAATTGGAAAAAATGGCCGACGTGATTGAAGGGATTGTTGTGGAGGAGAAAGGACTTCCTCCGAATCTCGATTGGCCCAGCGCGCGGCTGTATCACTATCTCGGCTTGGATGTCGAATTGTATACGCCCCTGTTTGTCGCCAGTCGCGTCTCCGGCTGGGCGGCACATGCCATCGAGCAAACGGCCAATAACCGACTGATTCGTCCACGCAGTCGCTACACCGGACCAACCGGGCAACGCTTCCTCCCCATCAGCGGCCGGTAA
- a CDS encoding PVC-type heme-binding CxxCH protein, whose amino-acid sequence MLEMNRGVVCLTLLLGLVIYAPAASGQGYSPADAAGKMTVSDGLEIQVFASEPEIRQPIFVKCDDRGRLWTIQYLQYPNPAGLKRVKVDRWSRTVYDRVPKPPPHGPRGADKITILEDTDGDGHADKSRDFVDGLNLCTGVAFGQGGVFVLQVPYLLFYPDKNRDDVPDADPEVLLTGFGMEDAQSLANHLTFGPDGWLYGLNGSTTTCNIRGIEFQQGVWRYHPVTKEFELFAEGGGNLYGLTFDADGNLFYSSNGGLFWHAVQGGYYQKSFGKHGPLHNLYTYGYFAHTQNSGVTGTPTTGGTIYLGDTFPNRFRGAFLCGNFLGHSASWWKVTPRQTTVAAEHGGLLFDSHDTWFGPTDLALGPDGAMYFADFHDQRTAHPDPDANWDRSNGRIYKLQATDAKPTPPINLAELSSNELVDLLSHPNGWYGQRARVLLAERRDASTWPRLREIALTQDNGRYALQGLWALHVSGGLDDEFAAQLLAHPYEYVRAWTVRLLGDAKSVSEPMAKLLIALAETEPSPIVRSQLACTAKRLPTATALPIVQAILNRNLDNDDLRIPLLLWWAVESKAVTDADQVLEQFAHADAWNVVANQPILRNLIRRYAAEGTPAGYAAGLQLLQNTPSQDLAEAHKALGQGLSERAGGLGGIGHGGLYAQFAAGGNDAAERARRTFVEPSPELKQYILGIWRKNQQDRDALTLALRAGVEEAHQYLLETTMQAAADDPQLISLLSLLQEFGREDCEAVVLQRLTDDQPDDVWAAAIQVLNRFGSAEYIDALFEQYATLPAPLQSQVRDVLLARHDSARRLLALVEKGSISPESLPVDQLRRVALYEDEELDAIVRKHWGNIQPGTAEEKLAQMRRFNNDLRAASGNPTAGAELFKKHCATCHTLFNEGGKIGPDLTKANRNDLAALLANIVDPSAVIRKEYLSYVLETTNGQVMTGILAEQDAATMTLVDAKDKRTKVPRNQIEALHESATSLMPENLLQQLSPQQRRDLFAYLQGNAKP is encoded by the coding sequence ATGTTGGAGATGAACCGCGGTGTGGTCTGCTTGACTCTGTTGCTCGGACTTGTGATCTACGCTCCGGCGGCGAGCGGGCAAGGTTATTCTCCTGCCGACGCGGCTGGAAAGATGACCGTCAGCGACGGGCTGGAGATCCAAGTTTTCGCCTCGGAACCGGAAATCCGGCAGCCGATTTTTGTGAAATGCGACGATCGTGGGCGACTGTGGACGATCCAATACCTGCAATATCCCAATCCGGCGGGGCTGAAACGGGTCAAAGTCGATCGTTGGTCGCGGACTGTCTACGACCGCGTCCCCAAACCACCGCCGCACGGACCGCGGGGTGCGGACAAGATCACGATACTGGAAGACACCGATGGCGACGGACACGCCGACAAATCACGGGATTTTGTCGATGGATTGAATCTTTGCACGGGCGTCGCCTTTGGGCAGGGCGGAGTATTTGTCTTGCAGGTGCCCTACCTGCTGTTTTATCCCGACAAGAACCGCGACGATGTTCCCGATGCGGATCCGGAAGTGCTGTTAACCGGCTTCGGCATGGAAGACGCGCAGTCGCTGGCCAATCATCTCACCTTTGGACCGGATGGTTGGTTGTATGGGCTGAACGGTAGCACGACGACTTGCAACATTCGCGGGATCGAATTTCAACAAGGCGTCTGGCGGTATCATCCGGTGACGAAGGAATTCGAATTGTTCGCCGAGGGCGGAGGCAACCTGTACGGGCTGACTTTCGACGCTGACGGCAATCTGTTTTATAGCTCCAACGGCGGATTGTTTTGGCATGCGGTGCAGGGGGGGTACTATCAAAAAAGTTTCGGCAAACATGGCCCGCTGCACAATCTTTATACCTACGGCTATTTCGCCCACACCCAGAACTCCGGCGTCACCGGCACGCCGACCACCGGCGGCACGATTTATTTGGGCGATACGTTTCCCAATAGGTTTCGCGGCGCGTTTTTGTGTGGGAATTTTTTGGGGCACTCCGCTTCGTGGTGGAAAGTGACGCCACGGCAAACGACGGTCGCGGCAGAGCACGGGGGATTGTTGTTTGATTCCCACGACACCTGGTTTGGGCCGACCGATTTGGCGTTGGGACCGGATGGGGCGATGTACTTCGCCGACTTTCACGATCAACGGACCGCCCACCCCGACCCCGATGCGAATTGGGATCGCAGCAACGGTCGGATTTATAAACTTCAAGCGACGGACGCGAAACCGACGCCACCGATCAATCTGGCGGAGCTTTCGAGCAACGAATTGGTCGATCTGCTGTCGCATCCCAACGGTTGGTACGGACAGCGGGCGCGGGTTTTGTTGGCCGAGCGGCGGGATGCCTCGACGTGGCCGCGGTTGCGTGAAATCGCCCTCACTCAAGACAACGGTCGTTATGCACTGCAAGGGCTGTGGGCCTTACATGTCAGTGGCGGACTGGACGATGAATTCGCTGCTCAACTGCTCGCCCATCCTTATGAATATGTACGTGCCTGGACGGTGCGATTGTTGGGGGATGCCAAGTCGGTTTCTGAACCGATGGCGAAACTGCTGATCGCCTTAGCCGAAACGGAACCGAGTCCGATCGTGCGAAGCCAATTGGCCTGCACCGCCAAACGGCTCCCAACAGCGACGGCCTTGCCGATCGTGCAGGCGATTCTGAATCGCAATCTGGACAACGACGACCTACGAATTCCGCTTTTGTTGTGGTGGGCGGTGGAGAGCAAGGCAGTCACCGATGCCGATCAAGTTCTGGAACAATTCGCCCACGCAGACGCCTGGAATGTGGTGGCCAATCAACCGATCCTGCGAAACCTGATCCGTCGTTATGCCGCCGAAGGGACACCGGCCGGGTATGCCGCTGGCTTGCAGCTCTTGCAAAACACACCCTCGCAAGATTTAGCCGAGGCACACAAAGCGCTCGGGCAAGGGTTGTCGGAACGAGCGGGCGGATTAGGGGGGATTGGACATGGCGGACTGTATGCGCAATTCGCAGCGGGCGGAAACGACGCGGCGGAGCGGGCTCGTCGCACATTTGTCGAACCATCGCCGGAGCTGAAGCAATACATTCTCGGCATCTGGCGAAAAAATCAACAAGACCGCGACGCCTTAACGCTGGCGCTGCGGGCGGGCGTTGAGGAAGCACATCAATATCTCCTCGAGACCACGATGCAAGCGGCGGCCGACGACCCCCAATTGATATCCTTATTGTCGCTGCTACAGGAATTTGGTCGTGAGGATTGCGAGGCTGTTGTGTTGCAGCGTCTAACCGATGACCAGCCGGACGACGTCTGGGCGGCGGCGATTCAAGTGCTCAATCGGTTTGGATCGGCGGAATACATTGACGCGCTGTTTGAGCAGTACGCGACTCTTCCGGCACCGCTGCAATCGCAAGTTCGCGACGTACTGTTGGCACGGCATGATTCGGCACGGCGGTTATTGGCACTCGTGGAAAAGGGCTCGATTTCACCGGAGAGTCTCCCCGTCGATCAACTCCGCCGCGTCGCGTTGTATGAGGATGAGGAGTTGGATGCGATCGTCCGTAAACATTGGGGCAACATTCAACCCGGAACAGCGGAAGAAAAACTCGCACAAATGCGGCGGTTCAATAACGATCTCCGCGCTGCCTCCGGGAACCCCACCGCAGGAGCTGAACTCTTTAAGAAGCATTGCGCCACCTGCCATACACTCTTCAACGAAGGGGGCAAGATTGGTCCCGATTTGACGAAAGCCAATCGCAACGATCTGGCAGCACTGTTGGCCAACATCGTCGACCCCAGCGCTGTGATTCGCAAGGAGTATCTCAGCTACGTGTTGGAGACAACCAACGGACAAGTCATGACCGGGATTTTAGCGGAACAAGACGCGGCGACGATGACGTTGGTTGATGCCAAGGACAAGCGCACCAAAGTGCCGCGCAATCAAATCGAAGCACTGCATGAGTCGGCGACATCGCTGATGCCGGAAAATTTGCTACAGCAACTGAGTCCGCAACAACGGCGGGATTTGTTTGCGTATCTGCAGGGCAATGCCAAGCCGTAG
- a CDS encoding 3-keto-disaccharide hydrolase, which produces MRLTAIICTMALVAAVFSATAHAGNDNVPPKGFKALFNGKDLAGWKGLVKNPKERAKMSPRELATAQKAADENMRQHWSVDDGVLIFDGNNKGGPLCTDKDYGDFEMLVDWKIKEKGDSGIYLRGSPQVQIWDIKLFDTGSGGLYNNKKNPSKPLKTADNPIGEWNTFKIKMVGDKVTVHLNDELVVDNVTLENFWERDKPIYPTGQIELQNHGNTLYFKNVYIREIPRK; this is translated from the coding sequence ATGAGACTCACCGCGATCATCTGTACCATGGCCCTGGTTGCCGCCGTTTTTTCAGCAACGGCGCATGCTGGCAACGACAACGTGCCCCCCAAAGGCTTTAAAGCACTGTTCAATGGAAAAGACCTTGCTGGTTGGAAAGGGCTTGTTAAAAACCCCAAAGAGCGGGCCAAAATGTCGCCTCGGGAGTTGGCCACGGCACAAAAAGCAGCTGACGAAAATATGCGGCAACATTGGAGCGTCGACGACGGTGTGTTGATATTCGACGGAAATAACAAAGGCGGGCCGCTTTGCACCGACAAAGATTACGGCGACTTTGAAATGCTGGTTGATTGGAAGATCAAAGAGAAGGGGGATAGCGGCATCTATCTCCGCGGCAGCCCCCAAGTGCAAATCTGGGACATCAAGCTGTTCGACACTGGTTCGGGTGGGTTGTACAACAACAAAAAGAATCCCTCCAAACCGCTCAAGACCGCCGATAACCCCATTGGGGAATGGAACACGTTTAAGATCAAAATGGTCGGTGACAAGGTCACAGTACACCTGAATGACGAATTGGTCGTGGACAACGTGACGTTGGAGAACTTCTGGGAACGTGACAAGCCGATCTACCCCACGGGGCAAATCGAATTGCAAAATCACGGAAACACGCTGTACTTCAAGAACGTTTACATCCGCGAAATCCCGCGGAAGTAA